One genomic window of candidate division KSB1 bacterium includes the following:
- the pyrE gene encoding orotate phosphoribosyltransferase, whose amino-acid sequence MTTEQVFQLFRKTEALLEGHFQLTSGLHSPQYFQCAKVLQHPQHAETLCRVAQQHFAEQKIDVVIAPAVGGIIVAHEVGRLLQTRVLFAERQEGRMSLRRGFHISPGEKVLVCEDVITTGGSVGEVIALAREAGGEVVGVFCIVDRSNSKADFGVPLISTLQLAPETFQPEKCPLCAAGSKAEKPGSRFLKHK is encoded by the coding sequence ATGACGACAGAACAAGTTTTCCAGCTTTTTCGTAAAACCGAGGCGTTATTGGAAGGTCACTTTCAGCTCACTTCGGGATTGCACAGTCCACAATATTTTCAATGTGCCAAAGTTTTGCAACATCCCCAACACGCCGAGACATTGTGCCGTGTCGCGCAGCAACATTTTGCCGAGCAAAAAATTGACGTGGTGATTGCGCCGGCGGTTGGCGGTATCATCGTCGCGCACGAAGTCGGACGGCTTCTGCAAACTCGCGTGTTGTTCGCCGAGCGCCAGGAAGGCAGGATGTCGCTGCGGCGCGGCTTTCACATTTCACCCGGCGAAAAAGTTTTGGTGTGCGAAGACGTGATCACCACTGGCGGCTCGGTGGGCGAAGTTATCGCTTTGGCGCGCGAGGCCGGTGGCGAGGTGGTTGGCGTCTTTTGTATCGTGGATCGCAGCAACAGCAAAGCTGATTTTGGCGTGCCGTTGATTTCGACTTTGCAGCTGGCGCCGGAGACGTTTCAGCCGGAAAAGTGTCCGCTTTGCGCGGCGGGCAGCAAAGCGGAAAAGCCGGGGAGCAGGTTCTTAAAACACAAATGA
- a CDS encoding endonuclease/exonuclease/phosphatase family protein gives MPTMLRLATFNLENLDDKPGEMPLLNERIAVMRPQLNRLRADILCLQEVNGQELPGQPRQLLALEKLLQNTPYAAYHVAHTVTTHGVPYDVRNLVVLSRFPILAKQQIKHKYAPEPLYRKMSALPAETVAKEVTWERPLLYVTLDLGNSRKLHLINLHLKSKIPTDIAGQKFNEYKWRSVAGWAEGYFISSMKRVGQALETRMLIDKVFDAAAAAGEEAYVAVCGDFNADTDEVPLNAIRGPVEDTGNPALVHRVMVPCEMSVPASSRYSLLHLGKGFMLDHILVSRSMVTFYRGTEIHNEILPDESGAFRPDVNFPESDHAPVVAEFELP, from the coding sequence ATGCCCACCATGCTGCGTTTAGCAACGTTCAACTTGGAGAATTTAGATGATAAGCCGGGGGAGATGCCTTTGCTGAACGAGCGCATCGCGGTGATGCGCCCGCAATTAAACCGACTGCGCGCCGATATTCTTTGTTTGCAAGAAGTCAATGGTCAGGAACTGCCGGGGCAGCCGCGACAATTGCTGGCCCTCGAGAAACTGCTGCAAAACACGCCGTACGCCGCCTACCACGTCGCTCACACGGTCACGACACACGGCGTGCCGTATGATGTGCGCAACCTCGTCGTGCTCAGCCGTTTTCCCATCCTTGCCAAACAGCAGATCAAGCATAAATATGCACCCGAGCCGCTCTATCGCAAAATGTCGGCGCTTCCAGCGGAAACCGTGGCCAAGGAAGTGACATGGGAGCGGCCTCTTCTTTACGTGACTCTTGATCTCGGAAATTCTCGCAAGCTGCATCTGATCAACCTGCATCTCAAATCAAAAATTCCCACCGATATTGCCGGGCAGAAATTCAATGAGTACAAATGGCGCTCGGTGGCCGGCTGGGCGGAAGGCTATTTCATTTCTTCCATGAAGCGCGTCGGCCAGGCGTTGGAAACGCGGATGTTGATCGACAAAGTTTTTGACGCCGCCGCTGCTGCGGGTGAAGAAGCGTATGTGGCGGTTTGCGGTGACTTCAATGCCGATACGGACGAGGTGCCGCTCAATGCCATTCGCGGACCGGTCGAAGACACCGGCAATCCGGCGTTGGTGCATCGCGTCATGGTGCCGTGCGAAATGTCAGTGCCGGCGTCATCGCGATACAGCCTGCTGCACTTGGGAAAAGGCTTCATGTTGGATCATATCCTGGTCTCGCGTTCCATGGTGACATTTTACCGGGGCACGGAAATCCATAATGAAATTCTTCCCGATGAGTCCGGCGCCTTCCGGCCCGATGTCAATTTCCCGGAGTCCGATCACGCGCCGGTGGTGGCCGAATTCGAGCTGCCTTGA